One window of the Parasphingopyxis algicola genome contains the following:
- a CDS encoding sterol desaturase family protein: MQTSTIAILAIYLGFALIELARTGLFSKPEQTTGDGIVEAVSTVVLLFVTQPLILFSSAWLAGAIAPQYAGALAGIPILAAIGLFLLFDDMMQYWWHRAAHTFPWLYKLHRPHHDARYMSIRLVYRNNLFYYLTMPGIWFSGVLVYLGLGYVYAGYIVVKLAVIIGAHSDVAWDRPLYRIAWLSPVMWVVERTISTPSTHHAHHGRHKADGVTNYKGNFGNLLFFWDVLFGTAKITRRYPDSYGVENLPPTSTGEMLVWPLISTGNSAEAEVPEKMALA; the protein is encoded by the coding sequence ATGCAAACCAGCACGATCGCCATATTGGCCATCTATCTCGGCTTCGCGCTGATCGAACTGGCGCGCACCGGCCTGTTCAGCAAGCCCGAGCAGACGACCGGCGACGGGATCGTCGAAGCGGTCAGCACGGTGGTTCTCCTCTTCGTCACCCAGCCCCTGATCCTGTTCAGCTCCGCCTGGCTCGCCGGTGCGATCGCGCCGCAATATGCGGGCGCGCTCGCGGGTATCCCCATACTCGCCGCCATCGGGCTTTTCCTCCTGTTCGACGATATGATGCAATATTGGTGGCACCGGGCGGCGCACACTTTCCCCTGGCTCTACAAGCTGCACCGCCCGCATCACGACGCGCGCTATATGAGCATCCGCCTCGTCTACCGGAACAACCTCTTCTACTATCTGACGATGCCCGGCATCTGGTTCTCAGGCGTGCTCGTCTATCTCGGTCTCGGCTATGTCTATGCCGGCTATATCGTCGTGAAGCTGGCGGTGATCATCGGCGCGCATTCCGATGTCGCCTGGGACCGGCCGCTCTACAGGATCGCCTGGCTGTCGCCCGTCATGTGGGTCGTCGAACGGACGATCTCGACGCCGTCGACGCACCACGCGCATCACGGCCGCCACAAGGCCGACGGGGTAACCAACTATAAGGGCAATTTCGGAAACCTGCTCTTCTTCTGGGACGTGCTGTTCGGCACGGCCAAGATCACGCGCCGCTATCCCGACAGCTATGGCGTCGAGAATCTCCCGCCGACCTCGACCGGCGAGATGCTGGTCTGGCCGCTGATCAGCACGGGGAATTCAGCCGAGGCGGAGGTGCCCGAAAAGATGGCGCTGGCATAG